The Ralstonia wenshanensis genome includes a region encoding these proteins:
- a CDS encoding porin: MKKTLLAATIAAGTLPAAAFAQSSNVTLYGIVDAGVSYQSHVNGGANGSGSVTALTSGGLSGSRWGIRGVEDLGNNLKGIFVLESGFDIDTGKSAQGGRLFGRQAYVGLQGEFGAVTMGRQQNALYDLFASYDPMAVGPSYSLNSVDNQFNGRADNAVKYTGKFGGLTATGFYSFGRDSNSGLGGEVPGSFKVGKNYGAGLAYANGPLSVGVAYDQYQGSTLASSGLDAKRAAVGASYAVGDAKVFAGYRWLRDEVTTGTARHDNLYWLGALYKLTPAFTLTGAAYYTNARTDSNSSWMFVLDADYALSKRTDAYALIGYVNNKGNATFGVTSTANTLPGQNQTGAMVGVRHRF; this comes from the coding sequence GTGAAAAAAACTCTCCTCGCAGCGACGATTGCAGCTGGCACTTTGCCTGCCGCCGCATTTGCGCAGTCTTCGAATGTCACGCTCTACGGCATTGTGGACGCCGGCGTCAGCTATCAAAGCCATGTCAATGGTGGTGCCAACGGTAGCGGTTCGGTCACTGCGCTCACCTCCGGGGGGCTGTCTGGATCGCGCTGGGGAATCCGTGGCGTTGAAGACCTGGGGAATAACCTGAAAGGTATCTTCGTACTCGAAAGTGGTTTTGACATCGACACTGGCAAATCCGCACAGGGTGGTCGATTGTTTGGTCGCCAGGCCTACGTAGGCTTGCAGGGTGAATTCGGTGCCGTCACGATGGGGCGACAACAAAATGCACTCTACGACTTGTTCGCCTCTTACGACCCGATGGCTGTTGGGCCGAGCTACTCGCTGAATTCGGTGGACAACCAGTTCAATGGTCGTGCCGACAACGCAGTCAAATACACAGGCAAATTCGGCGGGCTGACTGCAACGGGCTTCTATAGCTTTGGGCGTGACAGTAACTCCGGACTTGGAGGTGAGGTCCCCGGCAGCTTCAAGGTCGGCAAGAATTATGGCGCTGGCCTGGCTTACGCAAATGGCCCGCTTTCGGTAGGCGTCGCCTATGACCAGTACCAGGGCAGCACTCTCGCCTCCTCGGGGCTCGATGCCAAACGCGCTGCAGTGGGCGCGTCTTACGCAGTAGGCGATGCAAAGGTGTTTGCCGGTTATCGCTGGTTGCGCGATGAAGTCACGACCGGCACTGCACGCCACGACAATCTTTACTGGCTGGGCGCGCTGTACAAACTTACCCCAGCGTTCACTCTGACGGGGGCTGCTTACTATACGAACGCACGTACCGACAGCAACAGCTCGTGGATGTTCGTGCTTGATGCTGATTACGCCCTGTCCAAGCGTACCGACGCCTACGCGCTGATCGGCTATGTCAACAACAAGGGAAATGCGACGTTTGGTGTGACGAGCACAGCCAACACGCTACCAGGCCAGAATCAGACCGGTGCGATGGTCGGAGTACGTCACCGCTTCTGA
- a CDS encoding EAL domain-containing protein, with amino-acid sequence MGVIKCTQIRGLHSRIFLVICAAAFPLLIGSAYYVYRQAELIRNTARIEANQYLKLAAEYARAEILGAGEALAAISATPAVQGGKWSLCNEYLRRLVALRPSRYSNIGVVGLDGNLLCTGVPVPTGLVPNFADRNYFQLALQRPGLSVGDYQKGRLTGLPSISVAMAMRDESGQPSAVVFASLRLSSLERDEASAADSEAHITVLDRNGLILQGSEPLIGDIGASLQSTTLRKAFAATTRDVEISSDRSEVFRLVGSMAAGPQDDPSAITVLYTSRGSSLFAGLYRDLWLRTIAALVLIALAVGAGWTGTNALIGRNIRRIADAAGRLRERDFRTRVANDVSGSEFQLIAVQLDEMAKELERREREWQSSIERQSHQVDLLRRIARTDPLDSVLASICEFAEEQVPGARASLLLVDEDRRVTNCIAPHLPKTYWLGLIGVKAVSGAGSCGTAIAENRVVVSSDIETDSLWVDYRHLAGAHGLRACWSYPVVSAGSRVLGSFALYFDVQRVPHTDELPVSRMAAELAAVAIDRHYTGEALSQSEAEYRSLFETNPYPMWVSETTSGRFLAVNESAIKHYGFSREAFLGMRVSDLDVPATLANESDATSEHPDAVAPVENGIRLHRDARGDTLEVELAYFPLRFQGRNATLALISDVTYRSTLTHTIREQKEFFSLLMGSTVEAICGLDQNGCCTFANAACERLLGYSAKELIGRPMHALIHSKHEDGSPYNVASCQIQNGIASGVHVHVDDEVFWTKGGTPLPVEYWAYPIVRDGQIAGSIVTFIDTTERRRQQEELRRRATFDELTGLLNRSSFVTALESRLRRADIMDRRPVVAIMDLDGFKEVNDSLGHATGDELLREVARRLLGMLGPSADIGRLGGDEFAFVLEEMDDLPTSGRIEAIMNFLRQPFSISGLDLEIRGSVGAARFPGAGSDVDSLLRSADAAMYFAKKEGQGFALTDSIDAGSTRPFLLSELRRALQEEEFELHFQPTIPFQGQSLFGFEALIRWNHPNLGMVSPDDFMPMIEVSDLIHPLTEWVIASAVSRFKEIVNVWPDAFVAVNVSMRNLMNQKFASRVRALLEEHRFPTRNLKIEVTESAVMSDPDRTQRALNDLHALGVRIAIDDFGTGHSSLAYLQKLPVDDLKIDRSFVGDILENHSSRTIVLSIISLAHSLGISVTAEGIETEDVMQMLRSAGCDYGQGYHIGRPMAFDLLHGWLDATQFLEAFSADRKS; translated from the coding sequence ATGGGCGTGATCAAATGTACGCAAATTAGAGGTCTTCATTCGCGTATCTTTCTCGTGATATGTGCGGCCGCATTTCCTTTGTTGATCGGTAGCGCGTATTACGTATATAGGCAGGCTGAGTTAATACGCAATACGGCTCGCATTGAGGCCAATCAATATCTCAAGCTTGCTGCTGAATATGCAAGAGCCGAGATACTAGGCGCGGGTGAGGCGCTTGCAGCAATTTCGGCTACACCAGCAGTCCAGGGAGGGAAATGGTCACTCTGCAATGAGTATCTTCGTAGGCTGGTGGCGCTGCGACCGTCCCGCTATTCCAATATTGGTGTTGTTGGTCTTGACGGTAACCTGCTTTGCACTGGCGTGCCGGTACCGACGGGTCTGGTTCCGAACTTTGCGGACCGAAACTATTTTCAGCTTGCTCTTCAACGGCCTGGCTTATCGGTTGGGGACTACCAAAAGGGCAGGCTGACGGGTCTGCCGTCCATCTCCGTGGCGATGGCGATGCGTGATGAGAGCGGACAGCCCTCTGCTGTGGTGTTTGCTTCCCTAAGACTCTCATCTCTTGAGCGAGACGAAGCAAGCGCAGCCGATAGCGAGGCACACATAACGGTCCTCGACCGAAATGGGCTGATCCTGCAGGGGTCGGAGCCCTTGATTGGAGACATCGGCGCCTCCCTTCAGAGCACAACGCTTCGCAAGGCGTTTGCGGCGACGACTCGCGACGTAGAGATTTCTTCGGACCGTTCGGAAGTGTTTCGATTGGTTGGCTCGATGGCCGCCGGCCCTCAAGATGATCCGTCTGCCATTACTGTCCTCTACACGTCTCGCGGTTCGAGCCTGTTTGCAGGCCTGTATCGAGATCTATGGCTACGGACGATTGCCGCCCTTGTGCTGATTGCGCTTGCGGTCGGCGCCGGGTGGACGGGTACAAACGCATTGATCGGGAGGAACATTCGCCGCATAGCCGACGCCGCCGGTCGTTTGCGCGAGCGCGACTTTCGTACCCGTGTTGCCAATGACGTATCTGGCAGTGAGTTCCAGCTAATTGCCGTCCAGCTAGATGAGATGGCGAAAGAGCTGGAGCGTCGGGAGCGGGAGTGGCAGTCGTCGATAGAGAGGCAGTCCCATCAGGTCGACCTCTTGAGGCGCATAGCGCGAACCGACCCCCTTGACTCGGTCCTCGCCTCAATATGCGAGTTCGCCGAAGAACAGGTACCGGGCGCCAGGGCTTCATTGCTTCTTGTTGATGAGGATCGACGCGTTACGAACTGCATCGCTCCTCATCTGCCAAAGACCTATTGGCTGGGACTCATTGGTGTGAAGGCGGTAAGCGGTGCAGGTTCATGCGGCACTGCGATCGCGGAGAACAGAGTTGTTGTCTCGAGCGATATCGAAACGGATTCCCTGTGGGTCGACTATCGTCATCTCGCCGGGGCGCATGGATTGAGAGCCTGCTGGTCTTATCCTGTGGTGTCGGCGGGGAGCCGCGTTTTGGGCTCGTTTGCTCTCTATTTTGATGTGCAAAGAGTTCCCCATACCGATGAGCTTCCTGTTAGCAGGATGGCGGCGGAACTCGCTGCAGTCGCTATCGATCGACACTATACGGGCGAAGCTCTCTCTCAATCTGAAGCCGAATACCGCTCGCTATTCGAGACCAATCCTTACCCCATGTGGGTGTCCGAGACGACGAGCGGACGCTTTCTTGCGGTAAATGAGAGTGCTATTAAGCACTACGGATTCTCCCGCGAAGCGTTTCTCGGTATGCGGGTGAGTGATCTTGATGTGCCCGCGACGCTCGCTAACGAGAGTGACGCGACATCAGAGCATCCTGATGCAGTGGCGCCCGTCGAGAATGGCATAAGGCTGCATCGTGACGCACGGGGAGATACGCTTGAGGTTGAACTTGCATACTTCCCTCTCCGCTTCCAAGGAAGAAATGCGACGCTTGCGCTCATCTCTGATGTTACTTATCGAAGCACGCTCACTCATACGATTCGCGAGCAGAAGGAATTTTTCTCTCTTCTTATGGGTTCTACGGTCGAGGCCATCTGCGGGCTGGATCAGAACGGGTGCTGTACGTTTGCAAATGCTGCCTGCGAACGACTACTTGGGTACTCTGCAAAAGAGCTCATCGGTAGACCGATGCATGCGCTAATCCATAGCAAGCACGAGGACGGTTCTCCTTATAACGTAGCCTCTTGTCAGATCCAGAATGGCATAGCGTCGGGCGTCCATGTTCATGTCGATGACGAGGTGTTCTGGACGAAAGGGGGAACTCCACTGCCCGTTGAGTATTGGGCTTATCCGATCGTGAGAGATGGGCAGATTGCTGGCTCGATCGTAACCTTTATTGATACGACTGAACGTCGGAGGCAGCAAGAAGAACTGCGTCGACGCGCCACCTTTGACGAATTAACAGGGTTGCTCAATCGCTCCAGCTTTGTAACGGCTCTAGAGTCTAGACTTCGGCGAGCTGACATCATGGACCGCCGCCCGGTTGTGGCAATTATGGACCTTGACGGGTTCAAAGAGGTCAACGATTCGTTGGGACACGCCACTGGCGATGAACTCCTACGCGAAGTAGCGCGACGGCTGTTAGGAATGCTGGGGCCCTCAGCTGACATTGGTCGCTTGGGAGGCGATGAATTCGCGTTTGTGCTGGAAGAGATGGATGACCTTCCAACGTCAGGTCGGATCGAAGCCATCATGAACTTCCTTCGCCAACCCTTCAGCATTTCCGGTCTGGATCTTGAGATTCGCGGAAGTGTCGGGGCAGCCCGCTTCCCAGGTGCAGGGTCTGATGTAGATTCCCTTTTGCGCAGCGCAGATGCCGCGATGTATTTCGCGAAGAAGGAGGGTCAGGGATTTGCGTTGACGGACAGCATCGACGCGGGAAGTACACGACCATTCCTCCTCAGCGAACTACGGCGGGCGCTGCAGGAAGAGGAGTTTGAATTGCACTTCCAGCCCACGATTCCATTCCAGGGCCAATCGCTCTTCGGCTTTGAGGCGCTCATTCGCTGGAACCATCCAAATCTTGGCATGGTGAGCCCTGACGATTTCATGCCCATGATCGAGGTTAGCGATCTAATTCATCCGCTCACTGAATGGGTCATCGCCTCAGCGGTATCAAGATTCAAGGAGATCGTGAACGTGTGGCCAGACGCGTTCGTTGCGGTGAATGTATCAATGCGCAACCTGATGAACCAGAAATTTGCCTCACGTGTTCGCGCCCTGCTCGAAGAGCATCGATTCCCAACAAGGAACCTAAAGATCGAGGTAACAGAAAGCGCAGTAATGTCGGATCCCGACCGGACACAGAGGGCCCTTAACGATCTCCATGCCTTAGGCGTTCGTATCGCAATCGACGATTTCGGGACGGGCCATTCATCTTTGGCTTACCTGCAGAAGTTGCCGGTGGATGACCTCAAGATTGATCGGTCGTTTGTCGGCGATATTCTGGAAAATCACTCGTCGAGAACGATTGTGCTCTCCATCATATCGCTCGCACACAGTTTGGGCATTTCCGTCACTGCGGAGGGCATCGAAACCGAAGACGTCATGCAGATGCTTCGCAGTGCAGGGTGTGACTATGGGCAGGGATATCACATTGGCCGACCGATGGCGTTTGATCTTCTACATGGGTGGCTTGATGCGACTCAATTCTTAGAGGCTTTCAGCGCAGACCGAAAGTCATGA
- a CDS encoding PHA-granule associated protein 4, with the protein MAKTTARASTREEALRLVGTGGVAVVELDYESGWQDAVELGRLGRAVGVRVEFRGHESIAVKSPEALVAGLSRAKTTFRQRNLYCQFDLDLLPAGQLEELEAKAATLGDYILGGHLLREVNAVWAK; encoded by the coding sequence ATGGCAAAAACCACGGCACGCGCCAGCACCAGGGAAGAAGCGTTACGGTTGGTTGGGACGGGTGGCGTCGCAGTCGTAGAGCTCGACTACGAGTCGGGCTGGCAAGACGCCGTTGAACTCGGCCGACTCGGGCGAGCAGTTGGCGTTCGCGTGGAATTCCGGGGCCACGAGAGCATCGCAGTCAAATCGCCTGAGGCACTTGTTGCTGGGCTCTCGCGTGCAAAGACGACGTTCCGGCAGCGGAACCTCTATTGCCAGTTCGACCTGGACCTATTGCCGGCGGGTCAGTTGGAAGAGCTTGAGGCAAAAGCAGCAACGCTGGGCGACTACATCCTCGGCGGCCACTTGCTGCGTGAGGTCAATGCCGTTTGGGCTAAATAA
- a CDS encoding GGDEF domain-containing protein, with the protein MKSAEWESPGNVSALSFVDKPPELEQALLRVYLGPLPLFAYAAVALFRPAPEAYPIVLACLFYVVFSVATHAAVISTPAPSRLRLIVTTITDQASVLILLAVGGELALPMVWALFWFVVGAGCRHGKRMLTVSCTVALLGLAALIRWEPWWHENLQASIGITLAVAATSCYLAVLVHRLETVAGTDPLTGLDNRKRLEGSIAEAVSTRNRPEERIAILLIDLDGFKQVNDKYGHGVGDTLLRQFARGLKARTRRGDTACRLGGDEFVVLARHVRSQEDVQAIADGIHSILGEIRTIDGHPVSVSASIGACLVPTGIGEQGADIPAFIRHADRAMYLAKTWGKNQTVFTNWEPLPDSLAHA; encoded by the coding sequence ATGAAGTCGGCAGAATGGGAGAGCCCGGGGAACGTTAGCGCGTTGAGCTTCGTGGATAAGCCGCCTGAGCTCGAGCAAGCGCTGTTGCGCGTGTACCTCGGTCCACTTCCGCTCTTCGCCTATGCAGCTGTTGCCTTGTTTCGCCCGGCACCAGAGGCGTATCCAATAGTCTTGGCGTGTCTCTTTTATGTGGTCTTTAGTGTGGCGACACATGCGGCCGTCATTTCCACACCCGCTCCCTCGCGCCTTCGCTTAATAGTCACCACCATCACGGATCAAGCGTCCGTTTTGATCCTGCTCGCCGTGGGCGGTGAGCTTGCACTACCAATGGTTTGGGCACTTTTCTGGTTTGTGGTTGGGGCAGGCTGCCGCCATGGCAAACGCATGCTGACAGTTTCCTGCACCGTGGCGCTCCTAGGCCTCGCCGCATTGATCCGCTGGGAACCTTGGTGGCACGAAAACCTACAAGCTTCAATCGGCATAACTTTGGCAGTCGCAGCGACCTCTTGCTATCTTGCCGTACTGGTCCACAGACTCGAGACGGTTGCAGGCACTGATCCTTTGACGGGCCTCGATAACCGCAAACGCCTGGAAGGATCCATTGCTGAGGCCGTCAGCACACGGAACCGTCCCGAAGAACGAATAGCCATCTTGCTGATAGACCTGGATGGCTTTAAGCAGGTTAACGACAAGTATGGGCATGGCGTCGGTGATACGTTGCTCCGGCAGTTTGCCCGGGGTCTGAAAGCGCGCACCCGTCGAGGGGACACGGCGTGCCGCTTAGGCGGCGACGAGTTTGTGGTTTTGGCCCGTCATGTGCGATCCCAAGAAGATGTGCAAGCTATTGCAGACGGGATTCACTCCATTCTGGGAGAAATTCGGACGATTGACGGGCATCCGGTATCAGTTTCGGCAAGCATCGGCGCGTGCTTGGTACCGACTGGGATAGGAGAACAAGGAGCCGATATTCCGGCATTTATCCGTCACGCTGATCGCGCGATGTACCTTGCTAAAACGTGGGGCAAGAACCAGACCGTCTTCACCAACTGGGAGCCGCTACCGGACAGTCTGGCACATGCGTAG